From Chromatiales bacterium, one genomic window encodes:
- the msrB gene encoding peptide-methionine (R)-S-oxide reductase MsrB has product MTGFTPGGRSEDEWRQLLDGDRCRVLFQEGTEPPFSSVLNEEKRAGTYICAACHLPLFASEGKFDSGTGWPSFFQPIDPANVATRRDFRLLLPRTEYHCARCGGHQGHVFGDGPPPTGQRYCNNGLALVFVPEGEPLPDLR; this is encoded by the coding sequence ATGACAGGTTTTACGCCAGGCGGCCGCTCCGAGGACGAGTGGCGACAGCTGCTGGATGGCGATCGTTGCAGGGTGCTGTTCCAGGAGGGAACAGAGCCACCCTTCAGCAGCGTGCTGAACGAGGAGAAGCGCGCGGGGACATACATCTGTGCGGCATGTCACTTGCCGCTTTTCGCCAGCGAGGGCAAGTTCGACAGCGGTACCGGCTGGCCGAGTTTCTTCCAGCCGATTGATCCGGCCAATGTCGCCACCCGGCGCGATTTCCGGCTGCTGCTGCCGCGTACCGAGTATCACTGCGCACGCTGTGGCGGTCACCAGGGCCATGTTTTCGGTGACGGACCGCCACCGACCGGGCAGCGCTACTGCAACAATGGACTGGCGCTGGTCTTCGTACCCGAAGGAGAGCCGCTGCCGGATCTGCGCTGA
- a CDS encoding valine--tRNA ligase, with product MDKAYQPAAIEQKWYTQWESAGYFAPSGRGAPYCIMIPPPNVTGTLHMGHAFQHTLQDALTRFHRMRGDNVLWQPGTDHAGIATQMVVERQLNAEGKTRQDLGREEFLSRVWQWKQESGGTISRQMRRLGNSVDWSRDRFTMDEGLSQAVTEVFVRLHAEGLIYRGKRLVNWDPVLHTALSDLEVQSEAGQGSLWHFRYPLADGSGHVVVATTRPETMLGDTAVAVNPADARYRDLVGRQIRLPLTNRLIPVIADDYVDPGFGSGCVKITPGHDFNDYEVGKRHSLPLINIFDRDAKILSRADAHGSGYDPAQAFAEIPADLRGVDRFAARKRVVELLEAQELVERIDAHTLQVPRGDRSNAVLEPWLTDQWYVKIAPLAEPAIAAVEQGRIRFVPENWTKTYYQWMHNIQDWCISRQLWWGHRIPAWYDEQGQVFVGHSETEVREKHRIPASVTLRQDEDVLDTWFSSALWPFSTLGWPEQTTALKTFYPGSVLVTGFDIIFFWVARMIMFGLKFAGDVPFREVYITGLIRDENGDKMSKSKGNIIDPLDLIDGIDLPSLIAKRTTGLMQPQLKPQIEKATRKQFPNGIADFGTDALRFTFAALASTGRDIRFDMNRIEGYRNFCNKIWNAARFVLMNVTDREIARGSAGMNTLSLPDRWILSRFSRTVEAVAAHFADYRFDLAARALYEFIWNEYCDWYLELVKPLLLDGGASAAEQAQTRRTLITILESMLRAIHPLMPFISEEIWQRVAPLAGACGETIMLQSWPDPSRFPVDEAAEAELQWIQDFVLGVRQIRGEMDIPPGKRLTVLLQDATTADQQLLDVHARYLRDLARLTEIRLLPGGETPPACATALLGNLKILVPMAGLIDVAAERSRLEKNQQKLSADLARIDTKLATESFVNNAPAAVVEKERERQAALRRDLAKLDEQLKQLAAL from the coding sequence ATGGACAAGGCCTACCAGCCGGCGGCCATCGAACAGAAGTGGTACACGCAGTGGGAAAGCGCCGGCTATTTCGCGCCCTCGGGCCGCGGCGCCCCCTACTGCATCATGATCCCGCCGCCCAATGTGACGGGCACACTGCACATGGGCCATGCCTTCCAGCACACGCTGCAGGATGCGCTGACCCGCTTTCACCGCATGCGTGGCGACAACGTGCTCTGGCAACCGGGTACCGATCACGCCGGCATCGCGACGCAGATGGTCGTCGAGCGTCAGCTCAATGCCGAAGGCAAGACCCGCCAGGATCTCGGCCGCGAGGAATTCCTCTCCCGCGTCTGGCAGTGGAAGCAGGAATCGGGCGGCACGATTTCGCGGCAGATGCGCCGCCTCGGCAATTCAGTGGACTGGTCCCGCGATCGCTTCACGATGGACGAGGGACTTTCGCAGGCGGTCACGGAAGTTTTCGTCAGGCTGCATGCCGAGGGGCTCATCTATCGCGGCAAGCGTCTCGTCAACTGGGATCCCGTGCTGCACACCGCGCTTTCAGACCTGGAAGTACAGTCTGAAGCGGGGCAAGGCTCGCTGTGGCACTTCCGTTATCCGCTTGCCGATGGCTCCGGACATGTCGTGGTCGCCACCACGCGTCCCGAGACCATGCTGGGCGACACCGCGGTGGCGGTCAATCCGGCCGATGCGCGCTACCGCGATCTGGTCGGCAGGCAGATCCGTCTGCCACTGACGAACCGCCTGATCCCGGTCATCGCCGATGACTACGTGGATCCCGGGTTCGGTTCCGGCTGCGTCAAGATCACCCCGGGACATGACTTCAACGATTACGAGGTCGGCAAGCGGCATTCCCTGCCGCTGATCAACATCTTCGACCGCGACGCGAAGATACTCAGCCGTGCCGATGCGCATGGCTCCGGCTATGACCCGGCGCAGGCCTTTGCCGAGATTCCCGCCGACCTGCGCGGCGTGGATCGTTTCGCCGCCCGCAAGCGCGTCGTGGAACTGCTGGAGGCGCAGGAACTGGTCGAGCGTATCGACGCCCATACCCTGCAGGTTCCGCGCGGCGACCGCAGCAATGCCGTGCTCGAACCCTGGCTCACCGATCAGTGGTACGTGAAGATCGCGCCGCTCGCCGAACCGGCCATCGCTGCCGTCGAACAGGGCCGGATCCGCTTTGTGCCGGAGAACTGGACGAAGACCTATTACCAGTGGATGCACAACATCCAGGACTGGTGCATCAGCCGGCAGCTCTGGTGGGGCCACCGCATACCCGCCTGGTATGACGAGCAGGGGCAGGTCTTTGTCGGCCACAGCGAAACAGAGGTACGCGAGAAACACCGGATCCCTGCCAGCGTCACGCTGCGCCAGGACGAGGATGTGCTCGACACCTGGTTTTCCTCGGCACTGTGGCCCTTCTCGACACTGGGCTGGCCGGAACAGACCACGGCACTGAAGACCTTCTATCCCGGCAGTGTGCTGGTCACTGGCTTCGACATCATCTTCTTCTGGGTCGCGCGCATGATCATGTTCGGCCTGAAGTTTGCCGGCGACGTGCCGTTCCGCGAGGTGTACATCACCGGCCTCATCCGCGACGAAAACGGCGACAAGATGTCGAAGTCCAAGGGCAACATCATCGATCCGCTCGACCTGATCGACGGCATCGACCTGCCGAGCCTGATCGCCAAACGGACCACCGGCCTCATGCAGCCACAGCTGAAGCCGCAGATCGAGAAAGCCACGCGCAAGCAGTTTCCGAACGGCATCGCTGATTTCGGTACCGACGCGCTGCGCTTTACCTTTGCCGCGCTGGCCAGCACCGGTCGCGATATCCGCTTCGACATGAACCGCATCGAGGGCTACCGCAACTTCTGCAACAAGATATGGAATGCCGCGCGCTTCGTGCTGATGAATGTCACCGACCGGGAAATCGCGCGGGGCAGCGCCGGCATGAATACCCTGAGCCTTCCTGACCGCTGGATACTGTCGCGCTTCAGCCGGACCGTGGAGGCTGTTGCCGCCCATTTTGCCGACTATCGCTTCGACCTGGCCGCACGTGCGCTATATGAATTCATCTGGAACGAGTACTGCGACTGGTACCTGGAGCTCGTCAAACCGCTGCTGCTCGATGGCGGCGCCTCCGCTGCCGAACAGGCGCAGACCCGGCGTACGCTGATCACCATACTGGAGAGCATGCTGCGCGCCATACACCCGCTGATGCCTTTCATCAGCGAGGAAATATGGCAACGCGTGGCGCCGCTTGCGGGGGCCTGCGGCGAAACGATCATGCTGCAGAGCTGGCCTGACCCGTCGCGGTTTCCGGTCGATGAAGCAGCGGAAGCGGAACTGCAGTGGATCCAGGACTTTGTACTCGGGGTCCGGCAGATTCGCGGCGAGATGGATATTCCGCCGGGCAAGCGGCTGACCGTGCTGCTGCAGGATGCGACGACCGCCGATCAGCAACTGCTCGATGTGCACGCACGTTATCTGCGCGATCTGGCGCGACTCACGGAAATCCGTCTGCTGCCGGGCGGAGAAACGCCACCGGCCTGTGCGACGGCCCTGCTCGGCAATCTGAAAATCCTGGTGCCGATGGCCGGCCTGATCGACGTGGCAGCAGAACGTTCGCGACTGGAAAAGAACCAGCAAAAGCTCAGTGCGGACCTCGCTCGCATCGACACCAAGCTTGCAACCGAAAGCTTCGTCAATAATGCGCCAGCCGCCGTGGTCGAGAAGGAACGGGAACGGCAGGCGGCGCTGCGTCGCGACCTGGCCAAGCTCGACGAGCAGCTGAAGCAGCTCGCGGCGCTCTGA
- a CDS encoding DNA polymerase III subunit chi produces MTEAGLRVSFYVLAAQEPVARLNYACRLTEKAYKLSQRIHLHTADRSEAEAMDRMLWTFRQGSFVPHERLDPARPPAAPVTIGSGTDEPPDVDLLINLAAEVPAFYQRSARIAEIIDGNAECREAGRNRHRFYRQHSLEPETHQIG; encoded by the coding sequence GTGACTGAGGCTGGCCTGAGGGTATCGTTCTATGTGCTGGCCGCGCAGGAACCTGTCGCGCGCCTCAACTATGCCTGCAGACTGACCGAGAAAGCCTACAAGCTGAGCCAGCGGATTCATCTGCACACTGCAGACCGGAGCGAAGCGGAAGCCATGGACCGGATGTTGTGGACCTTTCGCCAGGGCAGCTTTGTGCCGCATGAGCGACTTGATCCGGCACGGCCGCCGGCCGCGCCGGTCACGATTGGCAGTGGCACTGACGAACCGCCGGATGTGGACCTGCTGATCAACCTTGCCGCCGAGGTTCCCGCTTTTTACCAGCGCTCCGCGCGCATCGCCGAGATCATCGACGGCAATGCAGAATGCCGTGAGGCCGGTCGCAACAGGCACCGCTTCTACCGGCAGCACAGCCTCGAACCTGAAACCCACCAGATCGGCTGA
- a CDS encoding leucyl aminopeptidase: MKFTVSTPGATRQRTACAIVAIYSDGVLSGTAKALDKASGGMITGVVNNRDIRGQAGETLLLTHTGKLPCKRILLVGLGTAGKLDQRAFRKAARAAFSALGKGGYADAISYLGLETVSDADAYRKARIAVELWHETAYRFTTMKSKPPRDTSRLKSMGLACETGDKSKARLALKHATAIAGGVALARDLGNLPPNICTPDYLVKRAQAIAKSSRKLRLTALRAADLRKLRMGALLAVTQGSELPPRFIVLQYRGTTAKTKPVVLVGKGITFDSGGISIKPGAAMDEMKYDMCGGASVLGVMQAAAELELPLNLVGIVPACENMPSGTATRPGDIVRTMSGQTVEILNTDAEGRLILCDALTYAQRFKPAVLIDIATLTGACLIALGRVRSGLLSNSDELADALLGAGQNAGDRAWRLPLDEEYGELLKSPFADVANIGGRDAGTITAAAFLSRFVGKTSWAHLDIAGTAWVQGSNKGGTGRPVPLLMEYLLQSV, encoded by the coding sequence ATGAAGTTCACAGTCAGTACACCTGGCGCCACCCGGCAACGCACCGCCTGCGCCATCGTGGCCATTTATTCCGACGGCGTTCTCTCGGGCACGGCAAAGGCGCTCGACAAGGCCAGTGGCGGCATGATCACCGGCGTAGTCAATAATCGCGACATACGCGGCCAGGCGGGCGAGACGCTGCTCCTGACTCACACCGGGAAGCTGCCCTGCAAGCGCATCCTGCTGGTCGGACTCGGCACAGCCGGCAAGCTCGACCAGCGCGCCTTTCGCAAGGCCGCACGGGCTGCGTTTTCAGCGCTGGGCAAGGGTGGATACGCCGATGCCATCAGCTACCTTGGCCTTGAAACGGTCAGTGATGCTGACGCCTATCGAAAGGCCCGTATCGCGGTGGAGCTATGGCACGAAACGGCTTACCGCTTCACGACGATGAAGTCGAAACCGCCGCGCGACACCAGCCGGCTGAAATCGATGGGGCTGGCCTGCGAGACGGGCGACAAGAGCAAGGCCCGCCTCGCCCTGAAGCACGCCACGGCGATTGCCGGCGGCGTCGCCCTCGCCCGCGATCTTGGCAACCTGCCGCCCAATATCTGCACACCGGACTACCTCGTGAAGCGCGCGCAGGCCATCGCGAAGTCGAGCAGGAAACTGCGTCTAACCGCGCTGCGCGCGGCTGATCTGCGCAAGCTCCGCATGGGTGCGCTGCTGGCTGTAACCCAGGGGTCTGAACTGCCGCCCCGCTTCATCGTGCTGCAATACCGGGGCACCACTGCAAAGACCAAACCGGTGGTACTGGTCGGCAAAGGCATAACCTTTGATTCCGGTGGCATCTCGATCAAGCCGGGCGCCGCGATGGATGAGATGAAGTACGACATGTGCGGTGGCGCCAGCGTACTGGGTGTCATGCAGGCCGCAGCCGAACTGGAGCTGCCGCTCAATCTCGTCGGCATCGTTCCGGCCTGCGAAAACATGCCGAGCGGCACGGCGACACGGCCGGGCGACATCGTGCGTACGATGTCCGGCCAGACGGTCGAGATCCTCAATACCGATGCCGAAGGCAGGCTGATTCTCTGCGATGCGCTGACCTATGCCCAGCGTTTCAAACCGGCGGTGCTGATCGATATCGCCACCCTGACCGGCGCCTGCCTGATCGCACTGGGACGCGTGCGTTCGGGACTGCTGTCGAACTCCGATGAACTGGCCGACGCGCTGCTCGGTGCCGGACAGAATGCCGGTGACCGCGCCTGGCGTCTGCCGCTCGATGAGGAATATGGCGAACTCCTGAAGAGCCCGTTTGCCGACGTGGCGAACATCGGCGGCCGCGATGCCGGCACGATCACCGCAGCTGCCTTCCTGTCCCGCTTCGTCGGCAAGACCAGCTGGGCGCATCTGGATATCGCCGGAACGGCGTGGGTCCAGGGCAGCAACAAGGGCGGCACCGGCCGTCCTGTACCACTGCTCATGGAATATCTGCTGCAAAGTGTTTGA